Within the Metasolibacillus fluoroglycofenilyticus genome, the region TCGTTATGTCGAGCTAGGAACATTTCAAAATAGCGCAGCGCAAATTGAAGGGCTAGAGTTAGATATAGCAGGTCGCCAAGTTTTAAAGGACGGAGAGCCTATAAAGCTGACGCCCATTGAATATAAAATAACAGAACTATTGTTAAAAAATGCTGGTCGTGTTTTTTCCATTCAAGAAATTTACGAAATGGTTTGGAACGAAGAGGCGTATAATGCTGAAAATATTGTCGCAGTACACATCCGAAAAATCCGCGAAAAAATTGAAACAGATCCGAAAAATCCACATTATTTAAAGGTTGTTTGGGGACTTGGCTACAAAATGGAAAAGTAATATTGCACTGGTATGTACGCTAATTAGTGCAATTGCTAGTCTAATTGGTCTTATTTATATCGGGATGTTTCTATGGGCGACAAGAGCGGATTTAATCAATACATTGCAGTTATTACGAAAGCTTTTTTAGGAGGAAACGAAATGAAGAAGGGAAGAGGCGCCCTAACGCTACTGCTCATTTTTTGGACCATATTTTCGTTATTTTCCTTTTTGGGAAATGCGAATACGATTATCGGTAAATCATTTATTACTTCCCAAGAATTCGAGTGGCAGTTGCAGCAATATTATGAAGATTTATATAACAATGTGTTAATGTCTTTTGATGCGGAGAAGGCAAAAAAGCAAATAAAAGTAACACAAAATGAAATTAATTATTATCGTAATTACTATGGTTCATTAGAGGAACAGGTTGAAAATCTTATTAGGCAATATCAAGACCGCCTAGAAGATAACACAGACTCTGCGTCAGCATCAGTTGAAGTGAAAGAAGTGCTAAAGCAGGAGCGTGATCGTAAAATCGAGGAGGTGAAGAAAAATTTCTCGGACGATGCACATGTTGAGGCGAAAATCCGTGCAATAAAGGAGCAAATTATTGATAATTATGCTGCTAGCAAGGAGCGTCAAAAACGAGAGTTCCTATCATCCAATAGTTATAAAATGTTTAGCTACGATTTAGTAGATGTGAATACAAAGCAACGTTTTACAAATAATAATATTGCCGCAACGGCGATATTCGAGGAGCATTTTTTAGAGGAAAACTCCGAGTATTTTGTACCACCTTTAAATAGAAGCATAGGCGAAGTAATTTTGGAAAGCACTTCTGAAGGAATCTGGGAAGGTGTTTCTGAAGTAACATCGGATACGGTTGCTGAAAATGTTCGAAGTGAAGTAGTGATGGAAGTTTACACAGGTGAGTATATTGAAGAGGATTTTGCGTTATTATCGCACACGATTCCGATAACTATTGAGCTACCAAAGTTTACAGGCACGATTACATTGCCAAAGACGGCTTTAAAGGATTCGGAGCTAAAAAGAAATTATGAGGGTTTTGAAGCTTTTAAAATTCTTTCTTATATCATATGGGGAACCGGTCTTTTAACATTATTCGTACTATTCTTTTTTATGCGACCTAAAAGAGCAGAAATCGAGGCATTATTACTAAAAGTGAAGCCGTTATTTAACAAGCTACCAATTGATGCGGCAATTGCTTTGACATTATTAGGTGGGATGCTATTCATTGACATCGTTGATGGGCTAGTGAGGTCCATTTACAATATTGCCTATTACAGTGCTGAAATGTATCAGTTAGTAAATATAATAGAGCTTATTTTCTTATTTGGGCTTGCCGTTGCTTTATTCATGGCATTAGTAATCAGTATATTATGGTTAATTGATGATAGTCGTGATATTGAACGCTGGAAAGAATCGATTTCTCTTCGCATTTGGCAAGCGGGTCAGGACGTCTTTTTAAATCGTTCGGTTGGTATGCAAACATTTGCAATGCTTATTGTATTTTTCCTTGCAGGGGTAGGATTCACAGGCGCTTTGATTGATAACGGGCTGTTCCTTATTTATATACCACTCTTCTTATTCGTATTCGTGCCTACACTATATATATATCTTCGCCGCATGGGCTACCTAAATCGTGTGATGAAACAAGCTGAAGATATGGCAGAGGGGCGTTTAACGACTGATGTGAAGGTGAAGGGGAAATCACCGATTGCAGCGCATGCTCAAAACTTAAATAAATTAAGAGATGGTGTTCGAACATCAATGACAGAGCAGGCAAAAAGTGAACGTTTAAAAACGGAGCTGATTACAAATGTTAGCCACGATTTACGTACGCCGTTAACATCTATTATTACGTACACGGATTTATTGAAAAAGCCTAACTTATCTGAAGAAGAGCGTAGTAAATATATCGACATACTTGATAAAAAATCGGCACGTTTGAAAACATTGATTGAGGATTTATTTGATGTATCGAAAATGGCAAGTGGGAATGTCGAGCTTTTGAAGCAACGAGTTGATTTAGCACAGCTATTACAGCAGGCAATTGGTGAGCATGAAGAAGCTTTTACTACGGCAAAATTAGATTTACGAGTCAATATTGAAAGCCAGCCTATTTTTGCCTATGTAGACGGACAAAAATGGTGGCGTGTTATTGATAATTTAATTGTCAACGCCCAAAAGTATTCATTAGAGGGTACACGCGTTTATGTTACACTTAAACAGCAAGGAGCAGAGGCGGAGCTTGTAGTGAAAAATATTGCGAAGTATGAGCTTGTTGAAAATGTAGAGGAACTGACGGAGCGCTTTAAACGTGGCGATACATCTCGTCATACAGAAGGCTCTGGCTTAGGGCTTGCTATCGCAGGGTCGATTGTTGACTTGCATGGTGCACGAATGAAAATTGAAGTAGATGGCGATTTATTTAAGGTAACGGTTGCTGTACAAGTAGCATTTTAAATAGGGCGTCCCAAACACCGGCAACTGCACGGTGTTTGGGACGCTTTTGATGGTGTCTTTTCAAAGTATTTCTTCGAGGGAAATAGCGAGGGGATTTCTTTAAAAATGAGAGAATCATTGACTTTAGCGGAGTTACTTCTAAATAATGGAGAAGGGATGAAAATCTTTCTTTCAATGCGTTTCTACTATAAAATGGAGCTGCATTTTGATAGTTTTGAATTGTGTTAGGTAGGGCATTTTTGATTTTCTGAGACTTATATTTTTCTACATAGAGAAAGTAATGTTATACTTTTGCATGATAAAGTGAAACTTCATTCAGTGGACGCTCTTCCCACTGAATGTTAGTTGAACCAATCGGGCTTTTACGGGCAGTTGGTCTCCCACTTCTCCTTAAGCCAATTTCACATAAATCTTGAAATGGGCGTCTTACTGCCCGTTAATGCGGGATAAAGTGAAACTTCATTCAGTGGACGCTCTTCCCACTGAATGTTAGTTGAACCAATCGGGCTTTTACGGGCAGTTGGTCTCCCACTTCTCCTTAAGCCAATTTCACATAAATCTTGAAATGTGGGCGTCTTACTGCCCGTTAATGCGGGATAAAATACAGGAGGATACTATCATTGCAATATTTAATAGGTATAGTAATCGTTGTTATTTATAGCGGTATGACATTTTACATAGGTTGGAATTTCAATTTGTGGCTAGCATCTATAAATATACATATATCGAATCTTATTTTTTGGCCTCTTCTTTATGTAGTAGCATTTGGCTTTGTGTTGGGTAGAATTCATGAATTATTACGTCCTTTATCAGTTTTAGGTAATTATTGGATGTTCATTTTTGAATACGGATTGATTTTATGTATTATTGCGAATATCGTTGTTTTTATTACGCCATTAACAGCGCGCACGACAGGCAGTGTGGCTGTCATTATTTTTATTGTGCTTTTTATTTATGGTACATACAATGCTTATTCGCCTGTTGTGAGAGAAACAACAGTGAAGCTAGATGTCGATGAGCCAATGACGTTTGTTGTTGCGTCAGATTTTCATTTAGGCGTGCTGTCCAATAAGGCACATTTGCAGAGATTTGTGACATTATCCAATGAGCAAAATCCTGATGTTGTGCTTTTAGTCGGAGATTTAGTGGATGACAAGCCAGATTTATTTATTAAGAAGGGTATGGGCGAGGTGATGGCACAGCTAAAATCCACATATGGTGTATATGGGGTGCTAGGCAATCATGAGTATTACGGGAATGCGCTGCAATTAATTGTAGATGAACTGGAAAAAGCGAATGTCAAAATGTTGTTAGATGAAACTATTTTAGTAGGAGAGCGTTTTTATTTAACAGGGCAGGAAGATAAAACGAATAAAGCAAGAAAGCAAATTGCAGATTTAGCCCCAATTGAACGAGAT harbors:
- a CDS encoding metallophosphoesterase, which produces MQYLIGIVIVVIYSGMTFYIGWNFNLWLASINIHISNLIFWPLLYVVAFGFVLGRIHELLRPLSVLGNYWMFIFEYGLILCIIANIVVFITPLTARTTGSVAVIIFIVLFIYGTYNAYSPVVRETTVKLDVDEPMTFVVASDFHLGVLSNKAHLQRFVTLSNEQNPDVVLLVGDLVDDKPDLFIKKGMGEVMAQLKSTYGVYGVLGNHEYYGNALQLIVDELEKANVKMLLDETILVGERFYLTGQEDKTNKARKQIADLAPIERDKPWVVMNHTPDDLNAPANAGVDLHLSGHTHLGQLWPNEYITRKIFELDYGYKNKEGMHALVSSGFGFWGPPMRIGSRSELWVIHVESK
- a CDS encoding HAMP domain-containing sensor histidine kinase; translation: MKKGRGALTLLLIFWTIFSLFSFLGNANTIIGKSFITSQEFEWQLQQYYEDLYNNVLMSFDAEKAKKQIKVTQNEINYYRNYYGSLEEQVENLIRQYQDRLEDNTDSASASVEVKEVLKQERDRKIEEVKKNFSDDAHVEAKIRAIKEQIIDNYAASKERQKREFLSSNSYKMFSYDLVDVNTKQRFTNNNIAATAIFEEHFLEENSEYFVPPLNRSIGEVILESTSEGIWEGVSEVTSDTVAENVRSEVVMEVYTGEYIEEDFALLSHTIPITIELPKFTGTITLPKTALKDSELKRNYEGFEAFKILSYIIWGTGLLTLFVLFFFMRPKRAEIEALLLKVKPLFNKLPIDAAIALTLLGGMLFIDIVDGLVRSIYNIAYYSAEMYQLVNIIELIFLFGLAVALFMALVISILWLIDDSRDIERWKESISLRIWQAGQDVFLNRSVGMQTFAMLIVFFLAGVGFTGALIDNGLFLIYIPLFLFVFVPTLYIYLRRMGYLNRVMKQAEDMAEGRLTTDVKVKGKSPIAAHAQNLNKLRDGVRTSMTEQAKSERLKTELITNVSHDLRTPLTSIITYTDLLKKPNLSEEERSKYIDILDKKSARLKTLIEDLFDVSKMASGNVELLKQRVDLAQLLQQAIGEHEEAFTTAKLDLRVNIESQPIFAYVDGQKWWRVIDNLIVNAQKYSLEGTRVYVTLKQQGAEAELVVKNIAKYELVENVEELTERFKRGDTSRHTEGSGLGLAIAGSIVDLHGARMKIEVDGDLFKVTVAVQVAF